Below is a window of Acidobacteriota bacterium DNA.
CGACCTGGCCCCCGACTCGCCCCGAGAGCGGGTCAACTACGCCCTGGCCCTGCTGCGCAACGGCAAGACCGAGGAGGCCGTCCCCCTTCTGAACAGCATTCAGGAGGACCATCCCGACGTCCCTCACACCTGGTTCAACCTGGGCGTCTTTTACAAGCGCGAAGGGGAATTCGAAAAGGCTCTCCGGCAGTTTGAAGGACATCGCCGCCTGGCTCCCGAGATCGCCGTGACCCATTACAACCTGGGACTCCTTTACCGGTTGGAAGGACGTCTCGAAGAGGCTCTCGAGAGCTTTCAGCAAGCCGCCCGACTCGACCACATGCTGGCGGCTCCCCACTTTCAGCTTTCCAACCTCTATCGGGCGGCGGGAGACCGCGAGAAGGCCGAGGAAGAGATGGAGATCTTCCGACGGCTCAAAGAAGCTCAAAAGGACGCCCCCATCCCCGAGGACCTGGAGTGGAGCATCCACGCCGAGATCTACGATCCTGTCGACAGCGTACCGCGGGCGGCTCCGCAGTCCGCCGGCTGGCGGGTGAGCCAGGTCGACTCCCTGGGCGCGGCAGAAGACTCTTCGGGCGGCGGAATCCGCCGCATCATGGGTGCGGAGGGCGAATCGATGCTGATGGTGTGGTTTTCGGACACTTTTCGACTCTACCGGCATGGGTTGCAGCCCATCCAGACTCCGGGATTGGACGTGAGGGGTCCCCTGCTCGACGTGGCCGTGGGCGACGTGGACGATGACGGCGCTCAAGATCTGGCCCTGGTCGAGGCCGACAAGGTGCGCCTCTTCCTCAACCGTCCTCAGGGGTTCGAAGAAGTTGAGGAGGCACTGGCCGAAGGGGATTACGAGCGCGCTCTCTGGCTCGACTTCGATCACGACTACGATCTCGACCTTTTCCTTTTCGGCCGGCAGTCGAGCCTGCTGCGCAACCAAGGGCAAGAGGGCTTCGTGGACCGCAGCGACCTCTTTCCCTTCAAGTCCGGACGCGTCACCGCCGCCGCTTTCCACGATCACGTCAAGGACTGGGAGGGCATGGACCTGGTCGTCAGCTACCAGGACGGGCCCTCCATGCTCTACCTCGATCAACTCGGCGGCAAGTACCTGGCCCGGGAACTGGAGGCGCTTCCCGCCGCTACCCGCCGCCTGCTTTCCTTCGACGTCGACAACGACGGGCACAGCGACCTGCTGGCCGGCGGCGAGCAGGGATTGCACCTGCTGCGCCGCACTTCCGACGGCTATGCCCGTTCGCTGCTGGATTCGAGCCAGGGGCCTTTCCTGCTGGCCGATCCTTCCAACCGCGGCTGGCCTGATCTCTTCCTGGGCAGTGCCTGGCGGCGCAACCTGGGGCAAGGGCGCTTCGGCCCGCCCATGGACTTGCCTCTGAGCGAGGCCGTGGCCTGGTGGGGCGGCGGCCTTCCAGAGGCGGTCCCGCCGTCCTCTGCGCCCGCGCTGCTGGCCCTCACCGAGGAGGGCCAATTGATGCGGCTGGAGGACGGCAAGGCCGGCGGCCAGTGGATCTCCGTCCTGCTGCGGGGCGAACGCAATCTGCGCACGGCCCATCATGGAGAGGTGGAGGTGAAGGCAGGCAGCCTCTACCAGAAGCGCATCTATCGTGGGCGTCCGCTGCACTTCGGACTGGGAGATCAGCCCCGCGTCGATACCGTGCGCATCACCTGGCCCAACGGACTCATCCAGAACGAGCCGCTGCCGGAGCCGGGACAGCGCCACGCTTACCGCGAAGCCAAGCAGCTCTCCGGGTCCTGCCCCATGGTCTTTACCTGGGACGGGCAGCGCTTCCGCTTCATCAACGACATACTGGGAGTGGCGCCGCTGGGCGCGTCCGCCGGGGACGGGGTCTACTTTCAAGCCGACCACGACGAGTACATACAGATTCCCGGCGAGGCTCTGGTGGAGCGCGGGGGACGGCTGGAGATCCGCCTTACGGAAGAACTGCGCGAGGTGGCTTACCTCGACCAACTGCGCCTTATGGCCGTCGATCATCCCAGCCGACTCGACATCTACACCAGCGACCGCTTCAAGTCGCCTCCCTTTCCCGAGTTCCGCCTCTACGGCGTGGAGAAGCCTATCCGCCCCCGAGCCGCCACCGACGGTTCGGGCAACGACCTGCTGCCGCTGCTGTCCGTCCGCGACACCCGCGCCGTCACTCCAGGGACCGGCGATTCCAGCAGCCGTTTGGCTGATCGGGGAGTCTTGCCCGAGCACGTCCTGGAACTGGATTTCGGGCCCCAGCCGGAGTTGGACCGAGCCCTGCTGGTTCTGCACGGATGGCTGGACTGGGCCGATGCCAGCACCTTTGTCCATTCCGACCAAGCCGGGATCAGCGCCGCCCCTCCTCGCCTGGAGCGTCTGGGCGCGGACGGAGAATGGCGCCTCCTGGTTGAAGACCTGGGAGCTCCGGCGGGCAAGTGGAAGACGATCGCGGTTCCCCTCGAGTTGCCCTCCGGCCAAGGAGAGGGAAACGAATCGCTGCGGCTGCGCATCGTCACCTCCTGGGCCGTGCATTGGGACGAGGTTTTCCTCAGTCGGGAAGTGGAGGAGCCGCCGGCCATCCTTCACGAGATTCCCTTGGCCCAAGCCGTCCTCGACTACCGCGGATTCTCCAAGCCCATCGTCGATCCCCAGCGCCGCCAGCCGGACGCCTTCGACTATCAGCAGTGGCGGCCCTGGACGCGCTTCAACCAGGCCCGCGGACACTACACGCGCCTGGGACGAGTCGACCAGTTGTTGGGCCGAATCGACGACCGCTTCGTCATCATGGGCGCCGGAGACGAGTTGCGTTTGAGCTTCGACGCCGGCGCCCTGCCTGAGCCGCCCGCGGGACACAGCCGCCAATATCTTCTCTTCGCCGACGGCTGGGTCAAGGACGGAGACCTCAACACCGCCCATGGAACGACAGTCGAACCGCTGCCCTTCCACGGCATGAGCGGTTATCCCTACGGTCCCGAGGAGCGTTACCCCGACACCCCGCAACACCGGCGCTATCGCAGGGAATACCAGACCAGGCCCGCCTTGCGCCAGTTCCATCCATTGGCGCCTCTGTCCCGGAGCGGGACAACGCTTGTAAACTTTTTGGGGGCTCCCACAAATTTTCAACGAGGCATTTCGCCTCTGGGCAACGTTAACTATTTAAGAAAGGGATGGATCGTTGGGAGCGAGCTCGCCTCCCAACCGTCTCAAAAAATAAGCGTCGGGGGTCTCGCCGATGATCGGCGGGAATCGGGGGGCGAGGTACCCTTCCATCCGTCGGGCCCGTTATCCGCAGGCTCTCACGCTAGTCTTCAACAACGCGAAACACACGATTGAGGAGGAGTGGTATGAACGCCCCATCAACTGAACCTGAAGCCATCCGCAACTACATCCGCGATTTG
It encodes the following:
- a CDS encoding tetratricopeptide repeat protein; translated protein: MRLIVLLILMAGPLLVSLQPRQEAAPQASGNQEQPQEERLWQHRNLGKAYYENTVTQPKAIEEFRKALDLAPDSPRERVNYALALLRNGKTEEAVPLLNSIQEDHPDVPHTWFNLGVFYKREGEFEKALRQFEGHRRLAPEIAVTHYNLGLLYRLEGRLEEALESFQQAARLDHMLAAPHFQLSNLYRAAGDREKAEEEMEIFRRLKEAQKDAPIPEDLEWSIHAEIYDPVDSVPRAAPQSAGWRVSQVDSLGAAEDSSGGGIRRIMGAEGESMLMVWFSDTFRLYRHGLQPIQTPGLDVRGPLLDVAVGDVDDDGAQDLALVEADKVRLFLNRPQGFEEVEEALAEGDYERALWLDFDHDYDLDLFLFGRQSSLLRNQGQEGFVDRSDLFPFKSGRVTAAAFHDHVKDWEGMDLVVSYQDGPSMLYLDQLGGKYLARELEALPAATRRLLSFDVDNDGHSDLLAGGEQGLHLLRRTSDGYARSLLDSSQGPFLLADPSNRGWPDLFLGSAWRRNLGQGRFGPPMDLPLSEAVAWWGGGLPEAVPPSSAPALLALTEEGQLMRLEDGKAGGQWISVLLRGERNLRTAHHGEVEVKAGSLYQKRIYRGRPLHFGLGDQPRVDTVRITWPNGLIQNEPLPEPGQRHAYREAKQLSGSCPMVFTWDGQRFRFINDILGVAPLGASAGDGVYFQADHDEYIQIPGEALVERGGRLEIRLTEELREVAYLDQLRLMAVDHPSRLDIYTSDRFKSPPFPEFRLYGVEKPIRPRAATDGSGNDLLPLLSVRDTRAVTPGTGDSSSRLADRGVLPEHVLELDFGPQPELDRALLVLHGWLDWADASTFVHSDQAGISAAPPRLERLGADGEWRLLVEDLGAPAGKWKTIAVPLELPSGQGEGNESLRLRIVTSWAVHWDEVFLSREVEEPPAILHEIPLAQAVLDYRGFSKPIVDPQRRQPDAFDYQQWRPWTRFNQARGHYTRLGRVDQLLGRIDDRFVIMGAGDELRLSFDAGALPEPPAGHSRQYLLFADGWVKDGDLNTAHGTTVEPLPFHGMSGYPYGPEERYPDTPQHRRYRREYQTRPALRQFHPLAPLSRSGTTLVNFLGAPTNFQRGISPLGNVNYLRKGWIVGSELASQPSQKISVGGLADDRRESGGEVPFHPSGPLSAGSHASLQQRETHD